The Nitrogeniibacter aestuarii genome has a window encoding:
- a CDS encoding peptidylprolyl isomerase, giving the protein MSSLRPLIVAMLSATTFALAGSHALAQAAPQAQPATNDYLARVGTVTITAREYEQAANTAARQKFYHGQPPEAEINALMKDVADQMIDRILLIEAARQLDIPADDAAVARTIAGYEERYKDSPRWQQNRHTMIPAVKARLEEDSRLKALEARIRNIPEADDAAVHAYYESHPDKFTEPEKLRLAMILLAVAPSSPAESWEAADAEAERLHERLFEGEDFAEQARLVSADASASEGGDLGYLHRGMIPEGLQDTIDTMQAGALSAPTRVLQGVAIFKLLERKAAVHHPFDRVAERARDLLMRERRDAVWQDYRLSLRRKADIELNTRRYPALADGSAAVH; this is encoded by the coding sequence ATGAGTTCCCTACGTCCGCTGATCGTGGCCATGCTCTCGGCCACCACCTTTGCCCTCGCCGGCAGCCACGCGCTGGCCCAGGCCGCGCCTCAGGCACAACCGGCCACCAACGACTACCTTGCGCGCGTCGGCACGGTCACCATCACCGCACGTGAATACGAGCAGGCCGCCAACACCGCGGCCCGCCAGAAGTTCTATCACGGCCAGCCGCCGGAGGCCGAGATCAACGCGCTCATGAAGGACGTGGCCGACCAGATGATCGACCGCATCCTGCTCATCGAGGCCGCTCGACAGCTCGACATTCCCGCCGACGACGCGGCGGTGGCCCGCACGATCGCCGGCTACGAGGAACGCTACAAGGACAGCCCGCGCTGGCAGCAGAACCGCCACACGATGATTCCCGCCGTCAAGGCCCGTCTGGAAGAAGACAGCCGCCTCAAGGCGCTCGAGGCGCGCATCCGCAACATCCCGGAAGCAGACGACGCGGCGGTTCACGCCTATTACGAATCGCACCCCGACAAGTTCACCGAACCGGAAAAACTCCGCCTCGCCATGATCCTGCTCGCCGTCGCCCCCTCCTCGCCCGCCGAATCCTGGGAAGCGGCCGATGCCGAGGCCGAGCGCCTGCACGAGCGTCTCTTCGAGGGTGAAGACTTTGCCGAACAGGCCCGCCTGGTGTCGGCGGACGCCTCGGCCAGCGAAGGGGGCGACCTGGGCTACCTGCACCGGGGCATGATCCCCGAGGGCCTGCAGGACACCATCGACACCATGCAGGCCGGTGCGCTCTCAGCCCCGACCCGCGTGCTTCAGGGCGTCGCCATCTTCAAACTGCTCGAACGCAAGGCGGCCGTGCACCATCCCTTCGACCGGGTGGCCGAACGCGCCCGCGATCTGCTCATGCGCGAGCGACGCGACGCCGTGTGGCAGGATTACCGGCTCAGCCTGCGCCGCAAGGCCGATATCGAGCTGAACACCCGGCGATACCCGGCACTGGCGGACGGCTCGGCCGCCGTGCATTGA
- a CDS encoding c(7)-type cytochrome triheme domain-containing protein, translating into MPVHPPPRRWRLGALLSLLAAVLITLLGPADVARAEYGDVVINNYSDDAGMRPVVFPHWFHRMRFRCKVCHADLGFKFKAGGNEINMLKIIDGQFCGACHNGDVAWSVENCNLCHSAVPGTPTQVHESTIQKLAAPAAKGGQ; encoded by the coding sequence ATGCCCGTGCATCCCCCACCCCGTCGATGGCGCCTCGGTGCGCTGCTGTCCCTTCTGGCCGCCGTGCTCATCACCCTGCTCGGCCCGGCCGACGTTGCCCGCGCCGAATACGGTGATGTGGTCATCAACAACTATTCGGACGATGCCGGCATGCGTCCGGTGGTCTTTCCCCACTGGTTTCACCGCATGCGTTTCCGCTGCAAGGTCTGCCATGCCGATCTGGGCTTCAAGTTCAAGGCCGGGGGCAACGAGATCAACATGCTGAAGATCATCGACGGCCAGTTCTGCGGTGCCTGCCACAACGGCGACGTCGCCTGGTCGGTGGAGAACTGCAACCTGTGTCACTCGGCCGTGCCCGGCACGCCCACCCAGGTGCACGAAAGCACCATCCAGAAACTGGCTGCGCCAGCGGCCAAGGGAGGCCAGTGA
- a CDS encoding c(7)-type cytochrome triheme domain-containing protein, whose protein sequence is MKAALLALAALTGFVSTPLDAVAAAGKTVYDSACAACHAGGIAGAPRFGNADDWAPRIKQGIDTLYQSALKGKPPAMPPRGGMAGASDSDIKAAVDYMVAAANSPGAAPAPAATEAPAPTQAAAEATPPPAPPPAVAEVNAFNRLLKPAGKRNLPPAEDGIHDPANDGTLALQPPRDAFAPLPKSNSGNRINWVQALGKGHIAPRWDRLDGQAAPVVMDLNIVREVKGSMPDVVYPHKQHTEWLDCSNCHPQIFVPQKGANQISMAAILLGQKCGVCHGKVAFPVSECRNCHSKKKAPMPTASAAKP, encoded by the coding sequence ATGAAAGCGGCCCTTCTCGCCCTCGCCGCGCTGACCGGATTCGTCAGCACCCCCCTCGATGCGGTCGCTGCGGCCGGCAAGACCGTCTACGACTCCGCGTGTGCTGCCTGCCACGCCGGGGGCATCGCAGGCGCCCCGCGTTTCGGCAACGCCGACGATTGGGCACCGCGCATCAAACAGGGTATCGATACCCTGTACCAGTCGGCCCTCAAGGGCAAGCCACCGGCCATGCCGCCTCGTGGCGGCATGGCCGGTGCCAGCGACAGCGACATCAAGGCCGCGGTCGACTACATGGTGGCCGCCGCAAACAGCCCCGGCGCCGCACCGGCACCCGCCGCCACCGAAGCGCCAGCACCGACACAAGCGGCGGCCGAGGCCACACCGCCCCCCGCGCCCCCGCCGGCGGTCGCCGAGGTCAATGCCTTCAATCGCCTGCTCAAGCCGGCAGGCAAACGCAACCTGCCCCCGGCGGAAGACGGTATTCACGACCCGGCCAACGACGGCACCCTCGCCCTCCAGCCACCACGCGACGCCTTTGCCCCCCTGCCCAAGTCCAACTCGGGCAACCGCATCAACTGGGTTCAGGCCCTGGGCAAGGGCCACATCGCCCCGCGCTGGGACCGGCTCGACGGCCAGGCGGCACCGGTGGTGATGGACCTGAACATCGTCCGCGAGGTGAAGGGCTCGATGCCCGATGTGGTCTATCCGCACAAGCAGCACACCGAATGGCTCGATTGCAGCAACTGCCACCCGCAGATCTTCGTGCCGCAAAAAGGCGCCAACCAGATCAGCATGGCCGCCATCCTGCTGGGCCAGAAGTGCGGCGTGTGTCATGGCAAGGTGGCCTTCCCGGTCTCGGAATGCCGCAACTGCCATTCCAAAAAGAAGGCGCCCATGCCCACTGCCAGCGCAGCCAAGCCCTGA